One Serinicoccus chungangensis genomic window carries:
- the lysS gene encoding lysine--tRNA ligase, which yields MSEPTRPSVPETDLPEQIAVRQGKRQAMLDAGVEPYPVEVPVTHTLAQVREGWAHLETGEETDDVVGVAGRVMFVRNTGKLCFASLQSGDGTRLQAMLSLAEVGQEALDRWKAWVDLGDHVFVEGRVISSRRGELSVMATSWRMASKALRPLPVLHKELSEEQRVRQRYVDLLVREDARQMVLKRAALTRAVRRVLEGDGYVEVETPVLQALHGGANARPFNTHLNAFDLPMTLRIALELHLKRAVVGGVERVYEIGRIFRNEGIDSTHSPEFTMLECYQSYGDQFTMADLMRRMILAAADEIGSRQVQTAAGVIDLDGEWTWLPFYDGLSAVVGERVDVETPVDDLRRLAAVHDVPVQPGWGADKIAMEIFGDVVEPTLVQPTFVCDYPAIAQPLARPHRDRPGLVEAWDLIIGGIERGTAFSELVDPEIQRARLTEQSLLAAGGDADAMQLDEDFLRALEYAAPPMGGLGMGLDRVLMLLTGTGVRETILFPFLKPEV from the coding sequence GTGAGCGAGCCGACCCGACCGAGCGTGCCCGAGACCGACCTGCCCGAGCAGATCGCGGTCCGGCAGGGCAAGCGTCAGGCCATGCTCGACGCCGGCGTCGAGCCCTATCCCGTCGAGGTGCCGGTCACTCACACCCTGGCCCAGGTGCGGGAGGGCTGGGCGCACCTGGAGACCGGCGAGGAGACTGACGACGTCGTCGGCGTCGCCGGCCGGGTGATGTTCGTCCGCAACACCGGCAAGCTCTGCTTCGCCTCGCTGCAGTCCGGGGACGGCACCCGCCTGCAGGCCATGCTGTCCCTCGCGGAGGTCGGGCAGGAGGCCCTGGACCGCTGGAAGGCGTGGGTAGACCTGGGCGACCACGTCTTCGTCGAGGGCCGGGTCATCAGCTCCCGTCGCGGGGAGCTGTCGGTCATGGCCACCTCCTGGCGCATGGCCTCCAAGGCGCTGCGTCCGCTGCCGGTGCTGCACAAGGAGCTCTCCGAGGAGCAGCGGGTGCGCCAGCGGTACGTCGACCTGCTGGTGCGCGAGGACGCGCGGCAGATGGTGCTCAAGCGGGCGGCCCTGACCCGGGCGGTGCGGCGGGTGCTGGAGGGTGACGGCTACGTCGAGGTCGAGACGCCGGTCCTGCAGGCCCTGCACGGCGGTGCCAACGCCCGGCCGTTCAACACCCACCTCAACGCCTTCGACCTGCCGATGACCCTGCGCATCGCGCTGGAGCTGCACCTCAAGCGGGCCGTGGTCGGTGGGGTGGAGCGGGTCTACGAGATCGGCCGCATCTTCCGCAACGAGGGCATCGACTCCACCCACTCGCCCGAGTTCACGATGCTGGAGTGCTACCAGTCCTACGGCGACCAGTTCACCATGGCCGACCTCATGCGGCGGATGATCCTGGCCGCCGCCGACGAGATCGGGAGCCGGCAGGTGCAGACCGCGGCCGGGGTCATCGACCTGGACGGCGAGTGGACGTGGCTCCCCTTCTACGACGGGCTCTCCGCGGTCGTGGGGGAGCGGGTCGACGTCGAGACGCCGGTCGACGACCTCCGGCGCCTGGCAGCCGTCCACGACGTGCCCGTCCAGCCCGGCTGGGGTGCCGACAAGATCGCCATGGAGATCTTCGGGGACGTCGTGGAGCCGACCCTGGTGCAGCCGACCTTCGTCTGCGACTACCCGGCCATCGCCCAGCCGCTGGCCCGCCCGCACCGGGACCGGCCCGGCCTGGTCGAGGCCTGGGACCTCATCATCGGCGGGATCGAGCGGGGCACCGCCTTCTCCGAGCTCGTCGACCCCGAGATCCAGCGGGCGCGGCTCACCGAGCAGTCGCTCCTGGCGGCCGGTGGCGACGCGGACGCCATGCAGCTGGACGAGGACTTCCTGCGGGCGCTGGAGTACGCCGCGCCCCCGATGGGGGGCCTCGGCATGGGGCTGGACCGGGTGCTCATGCTGCTCACCGGGACGGGCGTGCGCGAGACCATCCTCTTCCCCTTCCTCAAGCCGGAGGTCTGA
- a CDS encoding A/G-specific adenine glycosylase: MPPPEVLHDRLLPWFAEHRRDLPWREPDRSPWGVLVSEVMLQQTPVSRVLPVWERWMSRWPTPAALASAPTGDAVREWGRLGYPRRALRLHAAATAVRDAHDGEVPADEAVLRTLPGVGDYTAAAVAAFAFGARATVVDTNVRRVQARTVTGTALPAPALTRAETALAARLLPEDGEVAARWSVAVMELGALVCTARAPRCAECPIADLCSWRSAGSPPPTGPPRRGQRWAGTDRQCRGILLQVLRESPEPVPAERLRAAWPVPGAAGEQDDAERQRERCLDALVAEGLVEPLPGALFRLPGR; this comes from the coding sequence GTGCCGCCCCCCGAGGTCCTGCACGACCGGCTGCTCCCCTGGTTCGCCGAGCACCGGCGCGACCTGCCCTGGCGGGAGCCGGACCGCTCGCCGTGGGGCGTGCTCGTCTCCGAGGTGATGCTGCAGCAGACGCCGGTGTCGCGGGTGCTGCCGGTCTGGGAGCGGTGGATGAGCAGGTGGCCCACCCCGGCGGCGCTGGCGTCCGCACCCACGGGCGACGCCGTCCGGGAGTGGGGGCGGCTGGGCTACCCGCGTCGCGCCCTGCGCCTGCACGCCGCCGCGACCGCCGTGCGGGACGCGCACGACGGTGAGGTGCCCGCGGACGAGGCGGTCCTGCGCACGCTGCCGGGGGTCGGCGACTACACCGCCGCGGCGGTCGCCGCCTTCGCCTTCGGGGCGCGGGCCACGGTCGTCGACACCAACGTCCGGCGGGTGCAGGCACGCACGGTCACCGGGACCGCCCTGCCGGCCCCGGCCCTCACCCGCGCCGAGACGGCCCTCGCGGCCCGGCTGCTGCCCGAGGACGGCGAGGTCGCCGCGAGGTGGAGCGTGGCGGTCATGGAGCTGGGCGCACTCGTCTGCACCGCCCGGGCGCCACGGTGCGCCGAGTGCCCGATCGCCGACCTGTGCTCGTGGCGGTCGGCCGGCTCACCGCCCCCCACCGGTCCGCCGCGCCGCGGCCAGCGCTGGGCCGGCACGGACCGGCAGTGCCGCGGCATCCTCCTGCAGGTCCTGCGCGAGTCCCCGGAGCCGGTCCCTGCCGAGCGGCTGCGGGCCGCGTGGCCCGTGCCCGGGGCGGCGGGCGAGCAGGACGACGCCGAGCGCCAGCGTGAACGCTGCCTCGACGCGCTCGTCGCCGAGGGGCTGGTGGAGCCCCTGCCCGGCGCGCTCTTCCGCCTCCCCGGCAGGTGA
- a CDS encoding histone-like nucleoid-structuring protein Lsr2 produces MAQRVQVILVDDLSGGEANQTVEFALDGVHYEIDLSDENAAKLREDFASWIGQARRAGGRRQTRRRGAAPAAGGRSDELAKVREWGRENGYKVSSRGRVSQELQDAYAAAH; encoded by the coding sequence ATGGCACAGCGAGTGCAGGTCATCCTGGTGGATGACCTCAGTGGTGGGGAGGCGAACCAGACCGTGGAGTTCGCCTTGGACGGGGTTCACTACGAGATCGACCTCAGCGACGAGAACGCCGCGAAGCTGCGTGAGGACTTCGCGTCGTGGATCGGTCAGGCCCGTCGGGCCGGAGGTCGTCGCCAGACCCGGCGGCGTGGCGCCGCCCCGGCGGCCGGAGGCCGCAGCGACGAGCTCGCGAAGGTCCGCGAGTGGGGCCGGGAGAACGGCTACAAGGTCAGCTCTCGTGGCCGCGTCTCGCAGGAGCTCCAGGACGCCTACGCGGCGGCCCACTGA
- a CDS encoding lipid II:glycine glycyltransferase FemX, which yields MTLRWDTYESAEQWRARLLQTPGRPSMFQTPEFAQVKSLAGWTPRYADVDGFPITVHERRAPGFGKVWYLPKGPGVASVQGLAALLPDLRTAAHDAGVFLVKIEPELVESPETLQSLERLGLLPAGRIQTNRSTVFVDVTGTPDDLMARLPSKTRNTIRRGLKQGVVTEAAPLEESTYERMWALWMEVVQDQGIAPRSHEYQVAMWRTFCDAGLGRVFLAQHEGRDVAGAFVTVVGDVACYRDGASVRERPVRGGSHALQWEAMRWAQEQGATSYDMAGTPHSSRVDDPTDPYFGIGEFKRSFSKEVTDFVGAYDLVLRPHRYAAWQRVGHRVTAKVVSGGRPGATFY from the coding sequence ATGACGCTGCGCTGGGACACCTATGAGTCGGCCGAGCAGTGGCGCGCGCGCCTGCTGCAGACGCCGGGACGCCCGTCGATGTTCCAGACCCCGGAGTTCGCCCAGGTCAAGAGCCTGGCCGGGTGGACCCCGCGGTATGCCGACGTCGACGGCTTCCCCATCACCGTGCACGAGCGGCGGGCGCCCGGTTTCGGGAAGGTCTGGTACCTCCCCAAGGGACCGGGGGTGGCGTCCGTCCAGGGTCTGGCCGCGCTGCTGCCGGACCTGCGGACCGCGGCCCACGACGCCGGGGTGTTCCTCGTCAAGATCGAGCCCGAGCTGGTCGAGTCACCGGAGACGCTGCAGTCGCTCGAGCGCCTGGGCCTGCTCCCGGCCGGACGCATCCAGACCAACCGGTCGACCGTCTTCGTCGACGTGACCGGCACGCCGGACGACCTCATGGCGCGGCTGCCGTCCAAGACCCGCAACACCATCCGGCGCGGCCTCAAGCAGGGCGTCGTCACCGAGGCGGCCCCGCTGGAGGAGTCGACCTACGAGCGCATGTGGGCCCTGTGGATGGAGGTCGTGCAGGACCAGGGCATCGCTCCCCGCTCCCACGAGTACCAGGTCGCGATGTGGCGCACGTTCTGCGACGCCGGGCTCGGCCGCGTCTTCCTCGCCCAGCACGAGGGCCGGGACGTGGCCGGCGCCTTCGTCACCGTGGTCGGCGACGTCGCCTGCTACCGCGACGGTGCCAGCGTACGGGAGCGGCCGGTCCGCGGCGGCAGCCACGCGCTCCAGTGGGAGGCCATGCGCTGGGCGCAGGAGCAGGGAGCGACCTCCTACGACATGGCCGGCACCCCGCACTCCTCCCGGGTGGACGACCCCACCGACCCCTACTTCGGCATCGGGGAGTTCAAGCGCAGCTTCAGCAAGGAGGTCACCGACTTCGTCGGGGCCTACGACCTCGTGCTCCGCCCGCACCGGTATGCCGCCTGGCAGCGGGTGGGTCACCGGGTCACGGCCAAGGTGGTCTCCGGCGGCCGGCCCGGGGCGACCTTCTACTGA
- a CDS encoding Ku protein gives MRAIWKGAVSFGLVNVPVRLYSATENHDLSFHQVRRSDGSRIRYKRVAQADGEEVAYKDIAKAYETDDGKTVVLTEEDLASLPHRSSKEISVEQFVPREQIDPILYDKAYYLEPDAMGAKAYGLLREALRESDRVAVVTVSVRSRMTMAVLRVREDDAAIVLQTLLWPDEIRASDQLDHLDEVSEPKKDEVAMARMLVDSMSGDFEPAGHVDDFKEAVDALVEEKISGGEVTESPDEEEEADSGEVVDLLAALQRSVDRAKKGRGEDAEDGGTSEGEGSGGKASGGKSSGGKGSGGRSSSTTSPGKKASTSSGKKSSAKSSTSSGKTSGTKAASTRSKKAG, from the coding sequence GTGAGAGCGATCTGGAAGGGTGCCGTCTCGTTCGGGCTGGTCAACGTGCCGGTGCGGTTGTACTCCGCCACCGAGAACCACGACCTGAGCTTCCACCAGGTACGCCGCAGCGACGGCAGCCGGATCCGCTACAAGCGGGTGGCGCAGGCCGACGGCGAGGAGGTGGCCTACAAGGACATCGCCAAGGCCTACGAGACCGACGACGGCAAGACGGTCGTCCTCACCGAGGAGGACCTGGCGAGCCTGCCCCACCGCAGCAGCAAGGAGATCTCCGTCGAGCAGTTCGTGCCGCGCGAGCAGATCGACCCGATCCTCTACGACAAGGCCTACTACCTCGAGCCCGACGCCATGGGCGCCAAGGCCTACGGGTTGCTGCGCGAGGCCCTGCGCGAGTCCGACCGGGTGGCCGTGGTCACCGTCTCGGTCCGCAGCCGGATGACCATGGCGGTGCTGCGGGTGCGGGAGGACGACGCCGCGATCGTCCTGCAGACCCTGCTGTGGCCGGACGAGATCCGCGCCTCCGACCAGCTCGACCACCTCGACGAGGTGAGCGAGCCCAAGAAGGACGAGGTCGCCATGGCGCGGATGCTCGTCGACTCGATGTCCGGCGACTTCGAGCCCGCGGGGCACGTGGACGACTTCAAGGAGGCCGTCGACGCGCTGGTGGAGGAGAAGATCAGCGGGGGAGAGGTCACCGAGAGCCCGGACGAGGAGGAGGAGGCCGACAGCGGGGAGGTCGTCGACCTGCTGGCGGCGCTGCAGCGCTCGGTGGACCGGGCCAAGAAGGGCCGCGGCGAGGACGCCGAGGACGGCGGCACCTCGGAGGGCGAGGGCTCGGGGGGCAAGGCCTCCGGGGGCAAGTCCTCCGGGGGCAAGGGCTCAGGCGGCCGCTCCTCGTCGACGACGTCGCCGGGCAAGAAGGCGTCCACGTCGTCGGGCAAGAAGTCGTCCGCGAAGTCGTCCACGTCGTCGGGGAAGACGTCGGGCACCAAGGCCGCGAGCACGAGGTCGAAGAAGGCGGGCTGA
- a CDS encoding SH3 domain-containing protein, with translation MIAVTAAAAPVVTLAPAAQAAPSGTPQLPQQPLLPSTPVDLMTTPRILPTPAPTSTVTMRVDAASGVNVRSGPSTSYGVVGGYRQGAQLTGTLTSNNWLKIAPNRFVAAWNLTRVGGGGGEQPDPAPSGVTQWMEASIGNVRSGPGLGHPVVTTMRKGTKVQGSWTSNGWLNIGGGKYISGTILTGTDPGGGGGGGEQPDPSPTRVTQWMEASIGNVRSGPGLGHSVVTTMRKGTRVQGSWTSNGWLNIGGGKYISRTILTGTDPGGGGGGGGEQPDPSPSQVTRWVNASMANVRSGPSTSYSIVGSKARGTRVTGTLTSNGWLKMSGSQYMAESVLTASDPGGAAPAPAPAPAPAPSQMRQLILNTAAKYVGTPYKYGGNNPQEGFDCSGYTKYVFAEVGLTIPRTAATQQAAVTPVSTPQPGDLVFFGSPAYHVGIYAGDGMMYDTGRPGVPTQYRAIFSGVSGYGRVSGVN, from the coding sequence ATGATCGCCGTCACCGCAGCGGCAGCCCCCGTGGTGACCCTCGCGCCTGCCGCCCAGGCCGCGCCGTCCGGCACCCCGCAGCTGCCGCAGCAGCCCCTGCTGCCGAGCACGCCCGTCGACCTGATGACGACGCCGCGCATCCTGCCGACGCCGGCCCCGACCAGCACCGTCACCATGCGGGTCGACGCCGCCTCGGGGGTCAACGTGCGCAGCGGTCCGTCCACGTCCTACGGCGTCGTCGGGGGCTACCGCCAGGGCGCGCAGCTCACCGGCACGCTGACGTCCAACAACTGGCTCAAGATCGCCCCGAACCGCTTCGTCGCCGCGTGGAACCTCACGCGGGTCGGTGGCGGCGGTGGGGAGCAGCCGGACCCCGCCCCCAGCGGCGTGACGCAGTGGATGGAGGCCTCCATCGGCAACGTGCGCTCCGGCCCCGGCCTGGGTCACCCCGTGGTGACGACGATGCGCAAGGGCACCAAGGTGCAGGGCTCCTGGACCAGCAACGGGTGGCTCAACATCGGGGGCGGCAAGTACATCTCGGGCACCATCCTCACCGGGACCGACCCGGGTGGCGGCGGTGGCGGCGGCGAGCAGCCCGACCCCTCGCCGACCCGGGTCACCCAGTGGATGGAGGCCTCGATCGGCAACGTGCGCTCCGGGCCCGGGCTGGGCCACTCCGTGGTGACGACGATGCGCAAGGGCACCAGGGTGCAGGGCTCCTGGACCAGCAACGGGTGGCTCAACATCGGGGGCGGCAAGTACATCTCCCGGACCATCCTCACCGGGACCGACCCGGGTGGCGGCGGTGGCGGCGGTGGCGAGCAGCCCGACCCCTCCCCGAGCCAGGTGACCCGGTGGGTGAACGCCTCCATGGCCAACGTGCGCTCCGGGCCGTCCACGTCGTACTCCATCGTCGGCAGCAAGGCGAGGGGCACCCGGGTCACCGGCACCCTCACCAGCAACGGCTGGCTGAAGATGTCGGGCTCGCAGTACATGGCCGAGTCGGTCCTCACGGCCAGCGACCCCGGCGGCGCGGCCCCGGCCCCGGCCCCGGCGCCGGCCCCGGCGCCCAGCCAGATGCGTCAGCTCATCCTCAACACCGCCGCGAAGTACGTCGGGACGCCCTACAAGTACGGCGGCAACAACCCGCAGGAGGGTTTCGACTGCTCCGGCTACACCAAGTACGTCTTCGCCGAGGTGGGGCTGACCATCCCCCGGACCGCGGCCACGCAGCAGGCGGCCGTCACCCCGGTGAGCACCCCGCAGCCGGGTGACCTCGTCTTCTTCGGCTCTCCGGCCTACCACGTCGGCATCTACGCCGGCGACGGCATGATGTACGACACGGGACGGCCCGGCGTGCCCACGCAGTACCGCGCGATCTTCAGCGGGGTGTCCGGCTACGGGCGGGTCTCCGGGGTCAACTGA
- the ligD gene encoding non-homologous end-joining DNA ligase: MSSQQVSVAGRTLRVSNLDKVLYPATGTTKGEVLTYYVTHAEQILPELADRPVTRIRWPEGVTGAHFFEKNLPSGAPEWLPRVTLPTPGSSRGHTHLTFPLVTDLAVLVYLVNLGSLELHVPQWRVDDDGAALPPDRLVVDLDPGPGAGLRECSRVALLVRERLEAVGLESRPVTSGSKGMQLYAGLEGTRGADEVSAVTKALAEKLAEDHPDLVTARMSKSLRSHKVFLDWSQNNGAKTTICPWSLRARERPQVAFPRDWSEVEGAAAGDTDLEQITMDRA, translated from the coding sequence ATGAGCAGCCAGCAGGTGAGCGTGGCCGGACGCACGCTGCGGGTGAGCAACCTGGACAAGGTCCTCTACCCCGCCACCGGGACCACCAAGGGGGAGGTGCTCACCTACTACGTCACCCACGCGGAGCAGATCCTGCCCGAGCTGGCGGACCGGCCGGTGACCCGGATCCGGTGGCCGGAGGGGGTGACCGGGGCCCACTTCTTCGAGAAGAACCTCCCCTCCGGCGCACCGGAGTGGTTGCCCCGGGTGACCCTGCCCACTCCCGGGTCCTCCCGCGGACACACCCACCTCACCTTCCCCCTCGTGACCGATCTCGCCGTCCTGGTCTACCTCGTCAACCTCGGCAGCCTGGAGCTGCACGTCCCCCAGTGGCGGGTCGACGACGACGGTGCCGCGCTGCCGCCGGACCGCCTCGTGGTCGACCTCGACCCCGGGCCCGGCGCGGGGCTGCGCGAGTGCTCCCGGGTGGCGCTCCTCGTGCGGGAGCGCCTGGAGGCCGTGGGCCTGGAGTCGCGCCCCGTCACCAGCGGGTCCAAGGGCATGCAGCTGTACGCCGGGCTCGAGGGCACCCGTGGCGCGGACGAGGTGAGCGCGGTCACCAAGGCCCTCGCCGAGAAGCTCGCCGAGGACCATCCGGATCTCGTGACTGCACGGATGAGCAAATCGTTGCGCTCACACAAGGTGTTTCTGGACTGGAGCCAGAACAATGGCGCCAAGACCACTATCTGTCCGTGGTCCCTGAGGGCGCGGGAACGACCTCAGGTCGCCTTCCCGCGCGACTGGTCCGAGGTCGAGGGCGCGGCCGCCGGGGATACCGATCTCGAGCAGATCACGATGGACCGGGCCTGA
- the ligD gene encoding non-homologous end-joining DNA ligase: MRPMLATPGEVPARPPTGPAWVHEIKWDGIRLLADVTEGRLRLLTRGGRDIAHAFPELAGLGGVAEDLLLDGEAVCLVEGRPSFSHVVERVHVGQGAAAERLAAARPATYVAFDLLRLDGLDLTALPWSARREALEQLVEDVPGVQLSPVYDDGEMLLGATREQHLEGVVSKRRDAAYQPGRRSTAWLKYPHRARVSVVVGGWRPEAGRPGRIGAVHVGVPLRGPDGMPQLTADGSPRLRYRGRVGSGLAGRAGEHLQRLLAGVPTGEYPFDTPIPPVEARGSTWLRPQVVVDVAALGAEGTADRLRQPSFQGVRPDLEPADLVGPVGEA; the protein is encoded by the coding sequence ATGCGCCCCATGCTCGCCACCCCGGGAGAGGTCCCGGCCCGGCCGCCGACCGGCCCGGCGTGGGTGCACGAGATCAAGTGGGACGGCATCCGGCTGCTGGCCGACGTCACCGAGGGGCGGCTGCGGCTGCTGACCCGGGGCGGGCGCGACATCGCGCACGCCTTCCCCGAGCTCGCCGGCCTGGGCGGCGTGGCCGAGGACCTGCTGCTGGACGGCGAGGCGGTCTGCCTGGTCGAGGGTCGCCCCTCCTTCAGCCACGTCGTCGAGCGGGTCCACGTGGGCCAGGGTGCCGCCGCGGAGCGCCTGGCCGCCGCCCGCCCCGCCACCTACGTCGCCTTCGACCTGCTGCGCCTGGACGGCCTCGACCTCACGGCGCTCCCCTGGTCGGCGCGTCGGGAGGCGCTGGAGCAGCTCGTCGAGGACGTCCCGGGGGTCCAGCTCTCCCCCGTCTACGACGACGGGGAGATGCTGCTCGGCGCCACCCGCGAGCAGCATCTCGAGGGGGTGGTGAGCAAGCGGCGGGACGCGGCATACCAGCCGGGGAGGCGCAGCACCGCCTGGCTGAAGTACCCGCACCGCGCCCGGGTGTCGGTGGTCGTCGGCGGCTGGCGGCCCGAGGCCGGGCGCCCCGGCCGCATCGGGGCGGTGCACGTCGGCGTGCCGCTGCGCGGACCCGACGGTATGCCGCAGCTCACCGCCGACGGGTCGCCGCGGCTGCGCTACCGGGGGCGGGTCGGCAGCGGGCTGGCGGGGCGCGCCGGTGAACACCTGCAGCGGCTCCTGGCCGGGGTGCCCACCGGGGAGTACCCCTTCGACACCCCGATCCCGCCCGTCGAGGCGCGCGGCTCCACCTGGCTGCGACCGCAGGTGGTCGTCGACGTCGCCGCGCTGGGCGCCGAGGGGACGGCCGACCGGCTGCGCCAGCCGTCCTTCCAGGGCGTCCGCCCGGACCTCGAACCGGCCGACCTCGTCGGCCCCGTCGGGGAGGCATGA
- a CDS encoding ATP-dependent Clp protease ATP-binding subunit, producing the protein MFERFTDRARRVVVLAQEEARMLNHNYIGTEHLLLGLIHEGEGVAAKALESLDISLDAVRQQVQEIIGQGQQSPTGHIPFTPRAKKVLELSLREGLQLGHNYIGTEHLLLGLIREGEGVAAQVLVKLGADLNRVRQQVITLLSGYQGKESATAGVGAGSQQEGQQSGSLVLDQFGRNLTQAAREGKLDPVIGREKEIERVMQVLSRRTKNNPVLIGEPGVGKTAVVEGLAQDIVRGDVPETLKEKQLYTLDLGALVAGSRYRGDFEERLKKVLKEIRTRGDIILFIDEIHTLVGAGAAEGAIDAASILKPMLARGELQTIGATTLDEYRKHIEKDAALERRFQPIQVAEPTLKHAIEILKGLRDRYEAHHRVTITDGALVGAATMADRYINDRFLPDKAIDLIDEAGARLRIRRMTAPPDLREFDDKIAHAKREKESAIDGQDFEKAARLRDEEHKLTQARAEREKEWKNGDMDVVAEVDEELIAEVLAAATGIPVFKLSEEESSRLLNMEDELHKRIIGMNDAIKALSQAIRRTRAGLKDPRRPGGSFIFAGPTGVGKTELAKALAEFLFGDEDSLITLDMSEYSEKHTVSRMFGSPPGYVGYEEGGQLTEKVRRKPFSVVLFDEIEKAHPDIFNSLLQILEDGRLTDSQGRVVDFKNTVIIMTTNLGTRDIAKGVSLGFSAGPETRSDYDRMKNKVTDELKQHFRPEFLNRVDDTIVFPQLTQDEIVAIVDLMVARLDERLKDKDMAIELTSSAKELLAKRGYDPVLGARPLRRAIQREIEDQLSEKILFGEIGTGQIVIVDVEDTVGEGKNRDKVFTFRGQEKPAEVPDTVPVEEQAG; encoded by the coding sequence ATGTTCGAACGGTTCACCGACCGGGCTCGACGTGTGGTGGTGCTCGCGCAGGAAGAGGCGCGCATGCTCAACCACAACTACATCGGCACCGAGCACCTGCTGCTGGGCCTGATCCACGAGGGTGAGGGCGTGGCCGCCAAGGCGCTGGAGTCGCTGGACATCTCGCTGGACGCCGTGCGCCAGCAGGTGCAGGAGATCATCGGCCAGGGCCAGCAGAGCCCCACCGGCCACATCCCGTTCACCCCCCGCGCCAAGAAGGTCCTCGAGCTCTCGCTGCGCGAGGGCCTGCAGCTGGGGCACAACTACATCGGCACCGAGCACCTGCTGCTCGGCCTCATCCGTGAGGGTGAGGGGGTCGCGGCCCAGGTGCTCGTCAAGCTGGGTGCGGACCTCAACCGGGTCCGTCAGCAGGTCATCACCCTGCTCTCCGGCTACCAGGGCAAGGAGTCCGCCACGGCGGGCGTCGGCGCCGGCAGCCAGCAGGAGGGCCAGCAGTCCGGCTCCCTCGTGCTCGACCAGTTCGGCCGCAACCTCACGCAGGCCGCCCGGGAGGGCAAGCTCGACCCGGTCATCGGCCGGGAGAAGGAGATCGAGCGGGTCATGCAGGTCCTGTCCCGCCGGACCAAGAACAACCCGGTGCTCATCGGCGAGCCCGGCGTCGGCAAGACCGCCGTCGTCGAGGGCCTGGCCCAGGACATCGTCCGCGGGGACGTGCCGGAGACGCTCAAGGAGAAGCAGCTCTACACCCTCGACCTCGGTGCGCTGGTCGCCGGCTCGCGCTACCGCGGAGACTTCGAGGAGCGCCTCAAGAAGGTCCTCAAGGAGATCCGCACCCGCGGTGACATCATCCTGTTCATCGACGAGATCCACACCCTCGTCGGGGCGGGTGCCGCCGAGGGCGCCATCGACGCCGCCAGCATCCTCAAGCCGATGCTGGCCCGCGGCGAGCTGCAGACCATCGGTGCGACGACGCTGGACGAGTACCGCAAGCACATCGAGAAGGACGCCGCCCTCGAGCGCCGCTTCCAGCCGATCCAGGTCGCCGAGCCGACGCTCAAGCACGCCATCGAGATCCTCAAGGGTCTGCGCGACCGCTACGAGGCGCACCACCGGGTGACCATCACCGACGGCGCCCTCGTGGGGGCCGCCACGATGGCCGACCGCTACATCAACGACCGCTTCCTGCCGGACAAGGCGATCGACCTGATCGACGAGGCCGGCGCGCGACTGCGCATCCGCCGGATGACCGCGCCGCCGGACCTGCGCGAGTTCGACGACAAGATCGCGCACGCCAAGCGCGAGAAGGAGTCGGCCATCGACGGCCAGGACTTCGAGAAGGCGGCCCGGCTGCGCGACGAGGAGCACAAGCTCACCCAGGCGCGTGCCGAGCGGGAGAAGGAGTGGAAGAACGGTGACATGGACGTCGTCGCCGAGGTCGACGAGGAGCTGATCGCCGAGGTCCTCGCCGCCGCCACCGGCATCCCGGTCTTCAAGCTGAGCGAGGAGGAGTCCTCCCGCCTGCTCAACATGGAGGACGAGCTGCACAAGCGGATCATCGGCATGAACGACGCCATCAAGGCGCTGTCCCAGGCCATCCGCCGCACGCGGGCCGGTCTGAAGGACCCGCGCCGTCCCGGTGGGTCGTTCATCTTCGCCGGGCCCACGGGTGTCGGCAAGACCGAGCTGGCCAAGGCGCTCGCCGAGTTCCTCTTCGGGGACGAGGACAGCCTCATCACCCTGGACATGTCCGAGTACTCCGAGAAGCACACCGTCTCGCGGATGTTCGGCTCGCCTCCCGGCTACGTCGGCTACGAGGAGGGCGGTCAGCTGACCGAGAAGGTCCGGCGCAAGCCGTTCTCGGTCGTGCTGTTCGACGAGATCGAGAAGGCTCACCCGGACATCTTCAACAGCCTCCTGCAGATCCTGGAGGACGGTCGCCTGACCGACTCCCAGGGCCGGGTGGTCGACTTCAAGAACACCGTCATCATCATGACCACCAACCTGGGCACCCGGGACATCGCCAAGGGCGTCTCGCTCGGCTTCTCCGCCGGGCCCGAGACGCGCAGCGACTACGACCGGATGAAGAACAAGGTCACGGACGAGCTCAAGCAGCACTTCCGTCCGGAGTTCCTCAACCGCGTGGACGACACCATCGTCTTCCCGCAGCTCACCCAGGACGAGATCGTCGCCATCGTCGACCTCATGGTCGCGCGGCTGGACGAGCGGCTCAAGGACAAGGACATGGCCATCGAGCTCACCTCGTCCGCCAAGGAGCTCCTCGCCAAGCGCGGCTACGACCCCGTGCTGGGTGCGCGGCCGCTGCGCCGGGCGATCCAGCGCGAGATCGAGGACCAGCTCTCCGAGAAGATCCTCTTCGGTGAGATCGGCACCGGCCAGATCGTCATCGTCGACGTGGAGGACACGGTCGGCGAGGGCAAGAACCGCGACAAGGTGTTCACCTTCCGCGGGCAGGAGAAGCCGGCGGAGGTGCCCGACACCGTGCCGGTGGAGGAGCAGGCCGGCTGA